GACAGGATGCGACATAGGAACCGTTGACCTTGGCTCCGGCAGGTCCGCACAGGTAGTCGGGCCTCTGCCAGGATGCGGTGACCAGTTTGGTACCGGCGGCGGCTCCCTTTCCGAGGTATGCTCCCATGTAGATGCAGGTGATAGCAAAGCTCTCGGGAACACCGACAGGGTTGAGTCCGACCTCCTCTCCGCTGAGGAAGATGCAGGGCTTGACGTAGTCGACCTTCTTGTTGGCCCTGACTGCCTCTTTGATTGCCTCGCAGATGCTCTTCTCGTCGTACTGCTTGCCGCCGAATTTCATCTCGAAACCCATGAGCTTGCATCCGTCGACCAGCCTGCGGACGTGGTCCTTCAGCCTGAAGATGGCGGGGCCCTTGGGGGTCTGGTATACCCTGATTCCCTCGAACACACCGGTTCCGTAGTTGAGGGCGTGAGCCAGGACATGCACTTTAGCGTCGTCCCAGTTGACAAGCTTTCCATCAAACCAAATCTTTTCGCATTTCTCTCCCATGATATACCTTCGATTCAAAGTGCATTGAGTGCTTTAACGTATTTCTCGGGCTCGGAACGGGCGATGATCTCCTCGACCTGATCCGATCCTCCCACGACTCCGACGTTCCCGTTGGAGGTGGAGATGAGGGCATATGCGGACTGTCCGGACTCAGGGACGAGTTCCGTGTCGTACACGTCCTGCAGCTTCTGGAGCCTTCCGATGGCCAGTTTGGCCTCGTTCTCGTCGATGACGGAAAGGACCATCCTGGATTTGCCCTGCTGTTCGCATTTTCCGACCACGATGGTTTCGACGTTGATCTTGTTACGGGTGAACTCGCCCATGACTCTCTGCATGACGCCGAACTCGTTCTTGACAATCAAGGATATAACGTACATATGTCCACGACTGGCTATTGGATGGGCTAGGTTGTATTTAGGCCCTTTTCAATTTTTTAAGAAAGTAACGCCCCCTACGGGGGCGATTGAAGTTTACTGCGGGAGAACAGCCCTCATACGTGCCTTGATGTCCACAATGGGGTCGACGTTGCAGGGGTCCACTTCGCGGAGGGCCGCGAGGTACAGGGAGACGTAGTCTCCGAACATGACGGCGTAGATGTTCTTCTCGAGGACGGAATCGCCCTTGACCTTGAAGACATCGAGACCGACATCGCGGCTCGAGAGGAGTCCCTTGGTAGCCTTGATGATCTTGGCGATTTCCTCGTAATCATCGTCGACGATGAGGACGGGGTGGAACTGGTACTTGTGGTCGTCGTCGTACCATCCGACGATCTCGTTGTGATTGAACTCAGGAAGGACTCCGGAGAAGGCGATGACCTTGGAGTTTTCGTTGAGCTGGGTCTTCATCCTCAGCGCCATGGCGGAAAGGTTGGGGGCACCGTAGATTACGGGGATCTTGCCCTTGATGCGGAGGGCGATGGTCCTGGCGTAGCTGTCGTCGGCGGTAAACTCGTAGTTGTACTCACGGATGCGGGGCAGGAGTTTCCTGAGCTGCTCCCTGACCTGTGGTCCGCCGGCGTCCTGAATGATTCCTCCCAGGAGACCGATGAACCATCCGATGGCGGAACGGGGCTGGATGAGCTCGCCTCCGATCTTCATCATGAGGTTGCCGTTCTGTTTGGAGAGCTCCTCGAGCTGTCCGCCGTGGGTGACGGCGATAACGTCGATTCCTTTGGCGATGGCTTCCTTGTACATCTGAACGGTCTCGTAGGTGTTGCCGGAGTAACTGCATGCCACGAAAAGCGTGTCTCCGTCCACCCAGGCGGGAAGGTTCATGGTCTTGACGACCTCCACGCTGACCTTGGACGTATAATACATGGAGTCTACGAAGAGGGCTCCGCCGATGGCGGATGCGCCCATTCCGCAGATCATGATGTGTTTGTATGACTTGGTGATACCACTGGGAATATCCAGGGCCGCGGTGAGGTCGGATTCCAATCCGCCGATCTCTCTGGCCATCTGGTTGAGGGAGTCCGTTTTAAACATCATTCTATCTTGCCTTCGTTTAGTGGTGTATATGTTCGTATCCAGTGCGGGTAATTAATAGGTTTCTTAACAATTGTTTAGGATAACTTGGATTATTCAGTCATCGACAGAATCTTTTCGACAGCATCCGAGAATGAGACCTCGCTTGAAACCTTCACGGTCCGCATACCCAACTGCCTTCCGAATTCCATATCCTTGTCATGGTCGCCGATCATCCAGCATTTGGATGGGTCCAGATTGTACTTGGCAATGGCTTCCAAGCCCATCTTGGTCTTGGGCTTGCGGCAGTCGCAGTTATCCTCGGGGCGGTGGGGGCAGAAGAAGATATCGTCTATCCTTCCCCCTCCGGCGGAAATCTGGGACAGCAGTTCTTTGTTCACTGCGTTGAGCTGTTCAAGGGTGAAATACCCCCTGCCGATACCAGATTGGTTGGTCACCATCAGGACCAGGTATCCAGCATCGTTGAGCCTCTTCACCGAAGCGGGCACGTCGGGGAACGCATGCATGTCAGCAGGGTCGCTGCAGTAGGGTACGTCGGGACACAGAGTGTCGTCGCGATCCACCAGGACGGCCCTGTTGGACTTCAAGCCTTACTCCTCCAAGAGACAACGCCCTCAGGTTCGAAATTGAACTCGGAGATGGTGGCCCCTGCCTTCGCCAGGGCCTTGGAGACAGCGGATTTCTTGTCGTAGTCGGTAACGAAGTACATGAATCCGCCTCCGCCGGCGCCGGAGACCTTTCCTCCG
The sequence above is a segment of the methanogenic archaeon ISO4-H5 genome. Coding sequences within it:
- a CDS encoding D-glycero-D-manno-heptose 1,7-bisphosphate 7-phosphatase, encoding MKSNRAVLVDRDDTLCPDVPYCSDPADMHAFPDVPASVKRLNDAGYLVLMVTNQSGIGRGYFTLEQLNAVNKELLSQISAGGGRIDDIFFCPHRPEDNCDCRKPKTKMGLEAIAKYNLDPSKCWMIGDHDKDMEFGRQLGMRTVKVSSEVSFSDAVEKILSMTE
- a CDS encoding acetolactate synthase small subunit IlvN, whose translation is MYVISLIVKNEFGVMQRVMGEFTRNKINVETIVVGKCEQQGKSRMVLSVIDENEAKLAIGRLQKLQDVYDTELVPESGQSAYALISTSNGNVGVVGGSDQVEEIIARSEPEKYVKALNAL
- a CDS encoding bifunctional phosphoglucose/phosphomannose isomerase, producing the protein MFKTDSLNQMAREIGGLESDLTAALDIPSGITKSYKHIMICGMGASAIGGALFVDSMYYTSKVSVEVVKTMNLPAWVDGDTLFVACSYSGNTYETVQMYKEAIAKGIDVIAVTHGGQLEELSKQNGNLMMKIGGELIQPRSAIGWFIGLLGGIIQDAGGPQVREQLRKLLPRIREYNYEFTADDSYARTIALRIKGKIPVIYGAPNLSAMALRMKTQLNENSKVIAFSGVLPEFNHNEIVGWYDDDHKYQFHPVLIVDDDYEEIAKIIKATKGLLSSRDVGLDVFKVKGDSVLEKNIYAVMFGDYVSLYLAALREVDPCNVDPIVDIKARMRAVLPQ
- a CDS encoding branched-chain-amino-acid aminotransferase IlvE codes for the protein MGEKCEKIWFDGKLVNWDDAKVHVLAHALNYGTGVFEGIRVYQTPKGPAIFRLKDHVRRLVDGCKLMGFEMKFGGKQYDEKSICEAIKEAVRANKKVDYVKPCIFLSGEEVGLNPVGVPESFAITCIYMGAYLGKGAAAGTKLVTASWQRPDYLCGPAGAKVNGSYVASCLAKREAIRQGAGEALMLNKEGRPAECSGENIFIYKFGKIYTPSVSEGILQGVTRSSIIAVAKDLGYEVVEAPITRFQLTTADEIWMTGTAAEIAPVTSIDGRIVGDGTPGEVSAKIHAKFHEIVEGKDPKYDKWLDYVN